In Trifolium pratense cultivar HEN17-A07 linkage group LG7, ARS_RC_1.1, whole genome shotgun sequence, a genomic segment contains:
- the LOC123898749 gene encoding transcription factor FER-LIKE IRON DEFICIENCY-INDUCED TRANSCRIPTION FACTOR-like, producing MDEHQNSLVYTNNFELHDFIDDPNFDQFIDLIRGENEDEICNFGSDLINDCFVDNNHHQLLPIPPNPLIFDHNSNNNSNIVNVFDPSSSTIGSFSSYSREVKGEAENDGDDSSAPTITTTGINDGKPSGKTDRSKTLISERRRRGRMKDKLYALRSLVPNITKMDKASIIGDAVSYVHDLQTQSRKLKAEVAGLEASLLVSENYEGSINNTINAQSHPICKKIIQVDMFQVEERGYYAKILCNRGEGVAPSLYKAIESLANFNIQNSNLATVCDNFLLTFTLNVNGCEQEMNLQNLKLWVVGALLNQGFEFMPSF from the exons ATGGATGAGCACCAAAACTCACTAGTGTACACCAATAATTTTGAACTTCATGACTTCATTGATGATCCAAACTTTGATCAATTTATCGATTTAATTCGAGGTGAGAATGAAGATGAAATATGTAACTTTGGTTCTGACCTTATCAATGATTGTTTCGTTGATAATAATCATCATCAGCTTCTTCCAATTCCTCCAAATCCATTAATATTTGATCACAACAGCAACAACAATAGCAATATTGTGAATGTGTTTGATCCAAGCTCTAGCACAATTGGCTCCTTCTCTAGTTATTCTAGGGAGGTTAAGGGAGAAGCAGAAAATGATGGAGATGATTCTTCGGCACCAACAATCACGACGACTGGAATTAATGATGGCAAACCTAGTGGTAAAACCGATAGGTCTAAGACACTCATTTCCGAAAGGAGAAGGAGAGGTCGGATGAAGGATAAGCTTTATGCGTTGCGCTCTTTGGTTCCCAATATTACAAAA ATGGATAAGGCCTCTATAATTGGGGATGCAGTATCATATGTGCATGACCTTCAAACACAATCTAGGAAGTTAAAGGCTGAGGTTGCAGGACTTGAAGCATCCTTATTAGTGTCTGAAAATTATGAAGGATCAATTAACAACACCATTAATGCTCAAAGCCATCCCATTTGCAAGAAAATTATCCAg GTGGACATGTTCCAAGTAGAGGAAAGAGGATATTATGCAAAAATATTGTGCAATAGAGGAGAAGGAGTAGCTCCTTCATTGTACAAGGCTATTGAATCTCTTGCAAATTTCaatattcaaaattcaaacttgGCTACAGTTTGTGACAATTTTCTACTTACATTTACATTGAAT GTAAATGGTTGTGAACAAGAAATGAACCTTCAAAATTTGAAGCTATGGGTGGTTGGTGCACTTTTGAACCAAGGCTTTGAATTCATGCCATCCTTTTGA